TTAAACTTTCATTAGTAAcggttttgtattgaaaataagtactagtttaagtaaccattaaatgactctaagtacggcgataaaatttgttgtttttttttctttttaacgagttaagtttgtttttttaggtAAGGTAAATAATAGGCGAGTAACAAAATTTTGTGATGCTTTTCgtgttaattttacttttagtttttgCTTAATTCTGTGAAacctttttgttttacttaaaatgtgttttttttttcttaaaagggTATTTTGTGGTAAGAATGGCATCGGTCCTTAATTGAGTGAGATAGGATTTATGCTAAAGAAAGTgtcgtaataattaaataagaacAGGAATTTTAGTTTTTGACGTACAAGCAAATAGCAACAGTTATTTTGTGAACTTAAACTGTACATTTACGTGGAAGATGCACATGTGATTCAATTAATTTCATGAACTAAAATTTCCGGACGGAAAAATTTTTGACTTCTCTGATTTCCATAGTCGTATTTGAACACGAGTAATTTTCCGAAGTCGTACTTTTCCGCCGGAAATTTTGacaatttgtgtttatttttatattcattgtGGAAAGCGAATCAGTGTGTGAAATACTAATTGTACCGAATTATATCTATCTATTGGTCTTAAACTATGAGACTTGTACAAATGtcattaaaactaattacaGTTGCCTACTGTGAAATTATATCGAGATATTTTTGaactaaaattgttattttagtaacaGTTCTATCAAGttatagaacattttattatattataatttactgcTTACACTGAGGATAAATAAACGTTGCCATAATTCTTTATTAATGAAATCCAACCaaaaattgacaaaaactatttttgtaaaatagaaATGTATTTAGTCCTTACACTGTGTATGAATTGCATTCAAAAATGTTCTTTTAGTGCACGTAATAAGACGTAATTTAGTAGTAATCTCGATATAAGCAGTGGGTGACTGAGAGAGCAGGACGCTTAGCTCGCTGTATATAATACTTACGGACAATGATCCACGGTTTGTCAGTAAACACGTTTGTGGCACTCCATctgtcgttttattttttaatccctCAATCCCAACATTTGTTAAAATGAAATCTTAAAAATTGCTGTCCGATTTATCAAATTTTAGCCCTAAATTGTTTGttcaacttcaaaaaaaaatcaactgcctcgttggtccagtggtcgcaagtgcaacttccggacaaggggtctcgggttcgattcccggatcgggcaaagtatcactgggcttttttcggtttttcgaaaatttctcagtagcacagagcctggaattgtgcccagtatatggcaataggctcacccctattacataggacttataacacaaatggtgaaaactgggtgtaaaGCGGctttacgtgtcgtaatgagcacctctgcctgccccttcggggataaaaggcgtggcgttgctTTCTTTGTtcaagtccagggaaggtttcaaagttgagaaaaaaatgtttacggCCGTACAAAGTTTCTTTAATCTAAAATGTAaatcagttatgttattacCCAAATTGAAAATAAGGAATAACAGAGAAACACAAATTGAGTATCGAATCTAAACCTCGTTCGTAGTTATCTGTCTTCTAACTGCTAGCcactaaaataacaaataaaagctAATCttcaaaaaactatttttataaaggcTTCTCTTAAAAGGTTAGCCAACCAAAAGGCTTAATCTTCCAAAAGGAATagcaactaaaataattttcctcACTCCATTCAACAGTGACAAACAGTATCTCACGAATGctcaaaataataacttttaggAAACAATACTGCTTACACTCCGGCATTATAAGGTGTGAAATATAACAGCAAAAGATTATTATCATTCAGAACCCCTTTACGTAACCTTTCGACCAATAATTCCTGGTCTCAGAACAACCTCACCCTCGCCCCGTTTTCCTATATTTCTTTCAGGCGGGGAAAGGGAGAGGAGATCAAGTTACATTGGCTACTGCCACCCTTGTCAGGCGAAAAGTATTAAGTTGAATTTCGGAGGCATGTTTCGGTGTTTCTGTGATTAAGACAGCCTTAATGTTGGTCTTGATATTTTCAGagcaaaaatgtttatattttcagGGAACTCGCTTCATTGgttctttgaatatttttgctGAGATACCTATCAACGTTGGTATTTTTAGGCGTAGGCTGAAGGTTGAAGTAATTATAATActcatttttagggttccgtagccaaatggcaaaaaacggaacccttatagattcgtcatgtctgtctgtctgtccgtctgtccgtccgtccgtatgtcacagtcatttatttccgaaactgttgggcctacattgttgaaactttgtaggttgatgtatttcgataaccgctattcgaattttgaataaaaattattaaatttaaaaattaaaggggggcactccatacatggaactgattaaaaaaaaattttttttcagctaacgtatccgtgatgggtatctatggataggtctttaaaaaagacattaaggttcttaaaaccaattttggtcaaaatcaatcgtttgaaagttagacgcctcCAAAGTGGAAATATGAGTGCCCCCCCCccttctaacttttaaaataagagagtgagaaatctaaaaaaaatatatgctgtagatttcaatggaaactaccaacgaaaattggtttgaacgagatatcattattagtttttaagaaataaaacattttcaaaaaccgcaaatataactttgtctttcatacaaacactatgcaaagccaagttattttataactttgatattatgtcatctacttgctgctacggaacccttcatgggcgagtccgactcgcacttggccagtttttttatttatttgtacattaaTCGCCAATTTTTTGGGGTCTATGTTACACAGTAATAGAATTTATAATCCAACGACATTTACCTAATCAGGAACACATTTTTTTCTGCGTCAATAATTTCCACTAGAGAAGCAAacgtgacaaaataaatatctaaataataactTCGTCCTCAATATAATCGAATATTGAAGTACTTCCTGAAGTCTGAAAGAGGGGAAGCTGAAAATCGCTCCTTCCCGAcggtaaataacatttttaggGTTACGTCGTAAAATAGACGTCGTCTGAACACGTGTCGTCGTATGGGTTCCGTGACAATGATGTTGGGGACTAAACGATGTACTGGAACAGTCTTAagatacacatattattatgacaaattCTATGAATATCCAGAATGTAACGAGAAGACTACAACTAACTTTCAAggatgggagagccatgcatcgGCATGAATGGACCAGCTTGAGCGGAGTGAAACTACGGCTCCACAGAAAACCGATACTTTGCGGATGTTCAATTAACCCCTTCATCCTCTTCCACCATTCTTCAAATCCCTaatcctatttttttatattatcattagCCAGAGTAAGCTCAGAACTGAACAAACTAAGAGGGGATTCGAATTTCTCTTAATCTTCACACTTGGCGAGAATTGAGAACTTAGGAACTCAGACATTAATGACAGAATTTTTTGTGGATACATGTTTTGGGACATTATTAGCCCAAAGTCATTAGTTAAATCAACCTAgtctaataaaaatacgtaaaatgtTTTTACGACATTAATACGTTGTCTCTTCATGTAACTACGCATCCGTGTGGCGAGTCCATTTTATGAGGCTGTCTGCAACGACAGCCGGGTATGTattgataaaaagaaaacaccatttatgttttatgtgcCCGCAAAATGCGTTTCATACCGTATTTTGCTATAAACAAtcgtataaaatgttattaaagagaATATTATTGAGAtgctttatattatttgcaTATTAAATTCCAATAGTCGTATATTAATTTATGCTAAATCgagctaaaataaatatcaaataaaaacgagcaataaatattacatttctaaGTTTTTCTGTAGATTTAGAAATTTTATTCcacaaattaaattgaaaatttgtAGGTAAGGACTTGCATTGCTTTTATGTAGGTTGTAGATATAGTAAAGACGCACTCAAAAATAGGAAAATGGAAATTATACTCTGAGTAGATTTAACACTTTATTGTTGCTGATACAAATGATACATTACATAACACTTTATTACACAACTCTAACACTACTGGGAATAAATCAAATCTACacaatacacaaacaaaaacaatacccCTCCTcaagtcgggtaaaaacaaaacaactttcATACGTAACTTTACTCAACTTTTAAAATTCCTATAACATTcgttcataattatatttatttattttattttgtaaaacttaaaataCTATTTCTATATTACACAACACAATTTCACGCCTTTACAATTTCTTAAATTATGGATAAGTAACACATTGCATAGATGTACCTCTGCTACCTTTTCGCCAATTATGTCGTGAGTCTCATGAAATAGGGAGCGAGTCTTTTGTCACACCCTAGACACAGTAGGTTAGTAGACAGGGTAGGAAGATTCCTATTGGCTATCTCCACTGCCACCACATCTATAAAGCTGTGGAAGAGGTATGTCGATGACGTTTTCTGTATCATAGAGGGGAGCGAACAAGAGGTGAAAGTATGCTTGGCACATCTAAACAACATGCACGCGAAGATTAACTTCACTTACGAGTTGGAAAATGAGAGGACATTGCCATTTCTGGACGTGAAGATTTTAGTTCGTGCTGACGGCTCTCTGGGACACTCGGTTTACAGGAAATCGACTCACACTGACCGATATTTACAAGCTGATTCTCACCATCATCCCAGACAACTAAACTCTGTAGTCACCTCACTCACCAACCGCGCATATGATTTATGCGACGAGGAACATCTACAGGAGGAGCTGACACATGTGATGAAGGTGCTGCGGAGTAACGGATATAGGATTGCAAAGCACAAGAAGAAACCCACTAATAGACATCGGAGGTGCGAGGTTGAGAGGCAACCAGCATTTATGCCATATGTGAAGGGAGTGACAGATAAGGTTGCAAACATTCTCCACAAATACGCCATTAAGACTGTCTTCACTCCTTTCCGGAAAGTTTCCCAGATGCTGCGCTCGCCGAAGGATAGCTTCCCTCTAGAAAGACCTGGTGTCTATAAAGTGGACTGTAGTTGTGGCAAATCATATATCGGTCAGACTAAGCGTACTGTGGCTTGTAGAATTTCTGAGCATATCagagcggtgaaaaacaacgacgcacaaaaatccgctatagctCAACACATCCTGGAGGCGGGATCaaaccactggattgagttacataacccacaagttatctcgacagaacgccactatatacctagactggtaagagaagcgattgagataaccaagtacaaaaacttcaaccgggaggatgggtttcaactgtcgagggcttggaatccagtggtccaactgtGTAAAGCCCGCAAAAGTGCCAAGAAAgaaaaagttcgcgagcggacacagtgagttttgtgtgtcgagaattAAACCGAgatacaagtgacaatggtagtggtgttagtgacgtcagcaagaaacgaacgagaaagcgggtagaccgatttgtctgctcgtgaacacccacccgcatttactccagttaatccgtgatcatggcgcttgcaacagtgccgaaatatcggaaactcaccaaattcaataaacatggtaaatatcccgtcgtaagttctaattataagaTTCCTATTCTTTCTCTGTTACATAACTGCCAGCGATTTTGAAACAGACCCTGGGACTCTTGCTTAGCAATCGCTGTCTATAATCACTTGGCCAACATAACAGTCAACAAAGCACTTAAATCTAATCAGTAACTCTAGTATCTAACTCAAAAGGTCCCTTTGAAAATCAGACGTTTCTGAGACAATAGAATTTCTCATTTGCATCGTTAAATTATTGCTAATAGCATAATCTTGGTGTCTGAAAACTTTTATGTAAATCAATAGTCCAACTCCTATAAACAATAAGGTCAATATGGAACACCATACTAAGACTGCAGTACTAGATAGAGGTGGTAATACAGGTGGAGGGCTGATACCAGTCGAATTCCTTGCTTTGGCATCACTAGCGTTGTTCCTATCATCAATACCATCATCTCCACACTTAATACCATGAACATTATCTTCGTGGTATATTTTGTCAACAGCAGTAACTTCCACCTCTCTTACAGTATAAGAACTTACATTAATAGCCTTAATATTATGAACAATCTCCTTACAAGCTATAGGATTACCACCTAAACTCAAAGTTCTCAGTTTTCTCACATGGATAAGTATCAGTCTTTCCACATCCAACGTTTTGATACGATTGTAATCTATTATCAAAGTTTTTAAGTCATCACAATCGTGGAACACATCAACATCTAGTACAGATATATAATTCTTTGATAAGTCTAACACTTCTGTCTTGTGAAGGCCT
This genomic interval from Spodoptera frugiperda isolate SF20-4 chromosome 6, AGI-APGP_CSIRO_Sfru_2.0, whole genome shotgun sequence contains the following:
- the LOC126910795 gene encoding uncharacterized protein LOC126910795 — protein: MHAKINFTYELENERTLPFLDVKILVRADGSLGHSVYRKSTHTDRYLQADSHHHPRQLNSVVTSLTNRAYDLCDEEHLQEELTHVMKVLRSNGYRIAKHKKKPTNRHRRCEVERQPAFMPYVKGVTDKVANILHKYAIKTVFTPFRKVSQMLRSPKDSFPLERPGVYKVDCSCGKSYIGQTKRTVACRISEHIRAVKNNDAQKSAIAQHILEAGSNHWIEPWDSCLAIAVYNHLANITVNKALKSNQ